GCCCGGCACGGCTCCGTCGACCCGTGCAAGGTGTACGGCTCCATCTACCTCGAAACCGACCCGACGCGGCGCAACGGCTGCTTCGGCATCGTGTACGTGGAGCCTGACCAGGCCTTTGCCGATTTGCTGGTGTTCAAGGAAGAAAACAAGCTCTTTGCCGATAAGGCCGGGCTCTGGGCCGAAGCCCCCAACCGTGACTTCGCCGACTATGTGCTGTTCGTGACGCCCACCCGCGGCTTGGCTGATTTCACGATTCACTACACGCCGGTGCGCTCCTTCGCAGGCTGCAAAACGCAGTAAGCAAGCAGGTTAAAAATGTAAGCCGTTAGCAAGCCGCTTCCTTTGGGAGGCGGCTTTTTTTGTGGCAGGATACTGCGGGGCCCCAGGGCGCCCGAACGGCCGTATTTTGCCGCCGATGGAATTAGAACTACGCCACCTCTCCAAATCCTTTGGGCCCAAAACCGTGCTGCGCGACGTCAGCCTGACGGCCCGCACTGGCTACTGCGTGGGCGTGCTGGGCCGCAACGGCGCCGGCAAAAGCACACTCTTCAACCTGCTTACCAACGTACTGCTGCCCAGCCAGGGCCAGATTATTATCGATGGCGCGGGGCTGGGCGAAACCTTCCCCGTGGCCGTGAAGCACCGCATGGGGGCCCTCGTCAACCAAGGCTATTTGGTGGAAGAGCTCACGGCCGAGGAGTACTTACAGTTCGTAGCCCGCATCTACGCGCTGCCCGATGCCCAGGCCCGCATTGCCAGCCTGCTGGGCCACCTGCTCGAAGACTACGACACTGTGCACCGCAAGCGCCTGAGTACGTTCTCTACCGGCATGAAGCAGCGCGTGGCCATTGCCTCGTGCCTGCTGCACCGCCCCGAGCTATTGATTCTCGACGAGCCCTTCAACGGCCTCGACGTGTTTGCCGCCGACCGCGTGCTGGGCCTGCTGCGCAGCTACCAGCCGCAGGCCCTCACCTTCGTCTCGTCGCACAACCTGGCCCACATCGAGCAGCTGGCCACCCACTTACTAGTGATTGACGAGAGCGAAGTGAAATTCTGGGGCACGATGGAAGGGTTCGCGCACGGCGAGCGCGCCGCCCTCGGCGATGCCCTGCTCCAGCTGCTGCACCCGGCCACCAACCAAGCCCAGGACCTAACATGGCTGACCGCGCAACGCTAGGGCCCCCGGCCCCGGCGGGCCGGCTCGGCCACTTCCTGCCCTACCTGCTGGGCCGCCGCCTACGGGCCGTGCTCTGGCCCGCCGATGGCGGCGAACGCACCGGGACCCTGCTGCTGCTGGCCCTCACGGCCCTCTACGGCGTGGGCCTGGGCTTCCTGCTGAACCACACCAATGCGCTGGCTTCGGCCGGGGGCTCCGGCAAGCTATTGCTGAGCTTGAACGCTACCCTGCTGGCCTCGGCGCTGTTCGTCGATTTCCTGCCCGCCGTGCGGCCCGTTACCCGGGTGGTGCCGGAGCATTTTCCGGTTTCGGCCCGCTGGAACGTAGCCGCGGCTTTCCTGCTCGATTTCATCACCCTGCGCCGGCTGCTCATTCTCGTGCTGCTGCTGGCAGCGCTGGCCGTGGCACCCCGGCAGGCCGGCACCACGGGCTTTAGCCTGCTGCTGGTGCTGGGAGCCACTGCGTTCAGCTTCAACCTGCGGCTGCTGCTGGCGCTGCGGCGCTGGCGGCACCCGCTGCTGCCGGCCCACCTGGCCAGCCTGGGGCTGATGCTGTGGTGGCTGACCCACCCGGCCGCGGCCTATGCGCCGGCGCTGGGTCTGGGCATGGCCCTGCTGCCGTGGGCGCTGGGGGCGGCGCAGCTGGCCTGGCTGGGGCCCTATTTTAGCTCCCCCTTCCTGCCCGATGCGGTGGCTCCGGCAGTAGCTGGGGCCCCGGCCGGGGCCCTATTGAGCCGCCTGCCGCCCGAGCACCGTGCCTACTTGCGTCGGACGTGGGGCCTGCTGCTGCTGGGCCTGGCGCTGAAAATCCTGCTGCTGGGCCTTGCCCGCTGGCAACTGGCCGAAGGGCTGGGCATCGACAAGCAGTTCACTTTCTACCTGGGCTTGGCGGGCATCAGCGGCTTCACGTACATTAATAATAACCTGTTCGGCTTCATGCAAGGGCTGGCGGCCAACGAACTGCTGCGCCTGGGTCTTACGCCGCGCGTATTGCAGTACCTGCGGCTGGTGGTGCCAGTGGTGGTGCTCGATGGCTTGCTGAGCGTGCTACTGGTGCTGGCGCTGTTCCCCAGCACGGTGTGGCCCTACCTGGGGCTGGTGCCGCTCTACGCTCTGGCCCTCACCAGCGTGGGCCTGTGGAGTTCCCTCTACCAGGCCAAGGCGGTGAGCAAGGCCATCAATTTTTCCAACGTCAACAAAAACAACAGCGTGCTGATGGGCCTGGTGACCGTGGTCGCAGCGGCCGCGCTGTACTTTCTGCCTTGGTGGTGGGCGCGCGTGGCGCTGGCGCTGGCCATCACGGCATCGGCTTGGTGGCCGGTGCGCGCCGTGCTGCGCAACGACGGGGCCCTACGCCGGCGGCTGTGGCGCGGCATCGGGGCCTGATTTTTCGGCGACCTTTGCGGCTACAAAAGGAATTAAAAGTTAAAAATGAAGAATTAAAAATGGTCGAATCCGACCATAAATCCACTCATTTTTAATTTTTAATTCTTCATTTTTAATTCCTTTTCCCGCATGGACTTTATTGAACTGACCGTTGAGGCCCCCCGCGAGCTGGCCGACATCCTGGTGGCCGAGCTGGGCGAAGTGGGCTTCGACACCTTCGAAGACAACGACGCCGGCTTCTGCGCCTACACCACCGAGGCCGCGTTCGACCCCGACGGCGTGGCCGAAATCATGGCCCGCTACGAGGCCCTGGGCGAACTGAGCCACGCGCACCGCGTTATCACCCGCCAAAACTGGAACGCCGAGTGGGAGAAAAACTTCCAGCCGCTCATCATCGCCGAGCGGGTGTCGGTGCGGGCCCCGTTTCACCCCCAGCCCGCGGGCGTCGATTACGACATCGTGATTATGCCGCGCATGTCGTTCGGCACGGGCCACCACGAAACCACGGCCCTGATGATTGAAAACCAGCTCGATATCGACCACCGCGGGCTGCGCGTGCTCGACATGGGCTGCGGCACGGGCATCCTGGCCATCATGGCCGAAATGCTGGGGGCCCGCCAGGTGCTGGCCGTCGACGTGGAGCCCTGGACCGTAGAAAACGCCGCCGACAACGCCGCCGAAAACCAGTGCCGCACCATCGAGTGCCGCCTGGGCGGGGTGGAAGTGCTGGCCGGCGAAGCGCCCTTCGACCTCATCCTGGCCAACATTAACCGCAACGTGCTGCTCGAAGACATGCACGCCTACGCCGCCCTGCTGCCCAGCGGCAAACCCATTCTATTCAGCGGCTTCTACGAGGAAGACTTGGATAAAATAAAGAATGAAGCGACGCGCCACGGCCTCGTTTACCAGCGCCACCGCACCCTGCGGAGCTGGGTATCGGCAATTTTTGTGAAAGCTTGAGAAAATTATAACATATCAAGATATTTCTCTTAAATATTTGATAGTAAATTGGTTGAAATATAATAATTAGGGCCCCGGGCACGTTTTGGCTGGTACGGCGCGTTGCCGCGCCAGCCAGGCGGGCCGGTGGGCAGGGCAGATGTCCCGGCAATTTCCGAAATTGTAGCCCCGACGCTGCACCTGCGCTATCAATCCTTGGGGCGCGGCGGGTTTTAGATTGCTATTGCTATGAGATATCTCCTTGTTGTGGCCGCGTTGGCGGCCGGTGTGTGGGGCAGTGGACGGCCGGCGGCGGCCCAATCGCTGCCGGCGGCCAAGGCCGCGGCCACGCCGCCCGCGGGCCCCGTCCGCGGCCGGCTCTCGTCCGAGCCCGCCCAGTTCATGGTGGACGTGCAGGCCATGCTGGCCAGCACCAACAACGCCCCGGCGAAGGCTGTGGGGGCCCAACTCCAGCAGCTGTGGGGCAGCAGCAGCTTCACGGGGCCCCAGCAGGCGCGCATCGTGGAGGTGTCGCAGGCCATGCTGGCCAAGAAATTCCGGCCCCGGCCGCAGTTCGAAACGTTTTTTAAGGCCCTGATTGGCGCGGCCACCACGGCCAAGCTCAGCCCCGCGCAACTCGACCAGTACCTCGACGTGCTGGCCCAAACGCTGGATAAGGAGCCAGTGGCAGAAACCGACAAGTTTTTCATCTCCAGCAGCCGGTTCCTGAACGGGGGCTACCTGTACCGCTCGGGCTTTAACTCGCTGCGGGCGGCGGGCGGCACCGTGTCGTTTGCCTATTCGCCCATCGCGGCCCCGGTTTCCAACCTGGAGTTTGGGGCCCCCGCGCCGGTGAAAGACGAGCCGCTGCCGGCCGCCAAGCCCACGGCCAAAACTGCCCCTAAGGCAGCCGCCAAACCTGTAGCTAAAAAGAAGAAGTCCAGCAGCGGCTGGGACACGTCTGACCTGTGGTCATCGCCATCGGCCAGCAGCGGCTGGGGCGATAAGGACGACGGCTGGGGCAAGGCCGACGACGGCTGGGGGGCCCCCGCCAAGAAAAAAGCGCCGGCCAAAAAAGCCGTAGCCAAGACGGCCCCCAAAGCCGGGGCCCCCGCCAACGCCGCGCCCGCCAAGCCCACTGCAACCGCCAGCGCGCCGGCCGCCAACCCCGCCGATTTTGCGCCTAGCACGGCCGGCTTCGAGCCCAGCGCCAGCTACGATACCTACTCGCCGCCACCCACCCGGGGCGCCGTAATGGTGATAAAAGACGCCGATTTGGTGATGGCTACGGCCGGCGACTCGGTGGCGCTGCACCAAGTGAGTGGCACGGTGGTGCCCGGCACCAGCCGCTTCGTGGGCACGGGTGGCCAGTTTGGTTGGACGGTGAAGAACAACCCCGTGACAGCCGTGCTCGGCGGGTTCGACTTCGACCTGAGCAAGCCCGAATTCACGGCCCAGCCCGTGACGCTGACCTACGCCGCCCTGCTCGAAGCGCCCGTGAAGGGGGCCCTGAGCTACCGCAGCGTGCGCCGCAAACCCGGCGCCGCCGACAACGGCTACCCGCGCTTCATCTCCCTCACCAACGACGCCCGCTTGAAAAGCCTGGGCGGCAACATTGCCTACCGGGGCGGCATCTCGCTGGCCGGCAGCCGCTTGCTGAGCGCGGCGCTCGACGGTTCACTAGCTACACTGGTGGTGAGCGAGGGCGGCCAGCGCAAGTTCCGGGCCGCCTCGCGGGCTTATATCCTT
This genomic stretch from Hymenobacter sp. PAMC 26628 harbors:
- a CDS encoding ABC transporter ATP-binding protein translates to MELELRHLSKSFGPKTVLRDVSLTARTGYCVGVLGRNGAGKSTLFNLLTNVLLPSQGQIIIDGAGLGETFPVAVKHRMGALVNQGYLVEELTAEEYLQFVARIYALPDAQARIASLLGHLLEDYDTVHRKRLSTFSTGMKQRVAIASCLLHRPELLILDEPFNGLDVFAADRVLGLLRSYQPQALTFVSSHNLAHIEQLATHLLVIDESEVKFWGTMEGFAHGERAALGDALLQLLHPATNQAQDLTWLTAQR
- the prmA gene encoding 50S ribosomal protein L11 methyltransferase, producing the protein MDFIELTVEAPRELADILVAELGEVGFDTFEDNDAGFCAYTTEAAFDPDGVAEIMARYEALGELSHAHRVITRQNWNAEWEKNFQPLIIAERVSVRAPFHPQPAGVDYDIVIMPRMSFGTGHHETTALMIENQLDIDHRGLRVLDMGCGTGILAIMAEMLGARQVLAVDVEPWTVENAADNAAENQCRTIECRLGGVEVLAGEAPFDLILANINRNVLLEDMHAYAALLPSGKPILFSGFYEEDLDKIKNEATRHGLVYQRHRTLRSWVSAIFVKA